From the genome of Ectobacillus sp. JY-23, one region includes:
- the dxr gene encoding 1-deoxy-D-xylulose-5-phosphate reductoisomerase has product MKKISLLGASGSIGTQTIDVIREHKDVFQLTAFSVGRNVDFAQQLLAEFSPELVSVQNKADAERLRSIAGNTKVVYGEDGLVEVALYDADILVNAVMGSIGLVPTLRAIETKKTIAIANKETLVTAGHLVTAAARQANVPLIPVDSEHSAIFQCLNGENYNCIEKLILTASGGSFRDKTRDDLQHVTVEDALKHPNWSMGAKITIDSATMMNKGLEVIEAHWLFDVAYENIEVLLHKESIIHSMVEFSDRSVIAQLGTPDMRVPIQYALTYPNRLPLSGQSLRLWEVGALHFEQMNLERFRCLDFAFQAGKTGGSLPTVMNAANEAAVAAFLDKKISFLQIEDLIEEAMQRHVVVHNPSLEEICMIDEETRRFVLEQI; this is encoded by the coding sequence ATGAAGAAAATCAGTTTATTGGGGGCGAGCGGCTCCATCGGAACGCAAACGATTGATGTTATTCGAGAACATAAGGATGTATTTCAGCTTACAGCCTTTTCTGTCGGGCGTAACGTGGATTTTGCTCAGCAGCTGCTAGCTGAGTTTTCACCAGAACTTGTATCTGTACAAAATAAAGCAGATGCAGAACGGTTGCGTTCCATTGCTGGCAACACTAAAGTTGTTTATGGTGAAGATGGCTTAGTCGAAGTTGCTTTGTACGATGCTGATATACTTGTTAACGCAGTAATGGGTAGTATCGGACTAGTACCAACACTACGTGCTATTGAAACCAAAAAAACAATTGCAATTGCGAATAAAGAAACACTTGTAACCGCAGGACATCTCGTTACAGCTGCCGCACGCCAAGCAAATGTACCCCTCATTCCGGTAGATAGTGAGCATTCTGCTATTTTTCAATGCTTAAACGGTGAAAATTACAATTGCATTGAAAAGCTTATTTTAACAGCATCAGGCGGTAGCTTCCGTGACAAAACGCGTGATGATTTACAGCATGTGACAGTAGAAGATGCACTTAAGCATCCTAATTGGTCCATGGGAGCGAAAATTACCATTGATTCGGCTACTATGATGAATAAAGGTCTTGAGGTAATTGAAGCGCATTGGCTGTTTGATGTAGCTTATGAAAATATTGAGGTGTTATTACATAAGGAAAGTATCATTCATTCCATGGTAGAATTCTCAGATCGAAGCGTGATTGCACAGCTTGGTACACCGGATATGCGAGTACCTATCCAATATGCACTGACTTATCCAAACCGTTTACCACTTTCGGGCCAATCCTTACGATTGTGGGAAGTTGGCGCACTGCATTTTGAGCAGATGAACCTGGAAAGATTTCGTTGCTTGGATTTTGCTTTTCAAGCAGGTAAAACAGGCGGTAGCTTACCTACCGTAATGAATGCTGCGAATGAGGCAGCCGTTGCAGCGTTTTTGGACAAGAAAATCAGTTTTTTACAGATTGAAGATTTAATTGAAGAAGCCATGCAACGACATGTCGTTGTACACAATCCGTCCTTAGAAGAAATTTGTATGATTGATGAAGAGACCAGAAGGTTTGTGTTGGAACAAATTTAG
- a CDS encoding phosphatidate cytidylyltransferase — MKERIITALIAIAVFVPVVWYGGLLFTIAIYALASIGLFELIRMKGLSFVSLPTMLTGLLLWLILIPSHVDLFGSLEITKVEITFIIVLLLLSYTVLSKNTFTFDDASFLLTATIYVAMGFYYMNETRSSGLEYIFYAFFIIWATDTGAYFIGKAIGKRKLWPEISPNKTVEGSVGGILCAVVIALIYNAFVPISDHIFFLIAVTVAVSAFGQIGDLVESAFKRHYGVKDSGKILPGHGGILDRFDSLLFVLPLLHFLHFI, encoded by the coding sequence GGGCTCTTGTTCACCATTGCTATTTATGCACTGGCATCAATCGGTTTATTTGAGCTTATTAGAATGAAAGGACTGTCGTTTGTTTCTCTTCCTACTATGTTAACAGGATTGTTACTATGGCTCATTTTAATTCCAAGCCATGTCGACTTGTTTGGCAGTCTTGAAATCACCAAGGTTGAGATTACATTTATCATTGTGCTATTGTTACTATCATATACAGTCCTATCTAAGAATACATTTACTTTTGATGATGCTTCCTTCTTGTTAACGGCTACTATTTATGTGGCGATGGGCTTTTACTATATGAATGAAACGCGCAGCAGTGGCCTTGAGTATATTTTTTATGCGTTTTTTATCATTTGGGCAACGGATACAGGAGCGTATTTTATAGGTAAAGCAATAGGAAAACGAAAATTGTGGCCAGAGATTAGTCCCAATAAAACGGTAGAAGGGTCAGTAGGCGGTATCCTTTGTGCAGTAGTAATTGCACTTATATATAATGCCTTTGTGCCGATTAGCGATCATATTTTCTTTTTAATCGCTGTTACTGTGGCAGTGTCTGCCTTTGGACAAATTGGCGATCTTGTTGAATCAGCATTTAAGCGCCATTATGGTGTTAAGGATTCCGGTAAAATCTTGCCGGGGCACGGTGGTATTTTAGATCGATTTGACAGCTTGCTGTTTGTATTGCCGCTGCTACACTTTTTGCATTTCATTTGA